Proteins co-encoded in one Mesotoga infera genomic window:
- a CDS encoding Cof-type HAD-IIB family hydrolase, translating into MIRLIVIDLDGTLLDSEKKISRENEDALRLALDMGVAVSISTGRSYVSGHEYVEQLGIDVPVSYQNGALVTFGHEDEIEIISKSLLEASRARLIYSRAKEKSLNILVFYDFFTLPDISTVGPSDSPYREYYKHNKYRMIFEDDPLSRISDEGIPEIALEGKEGIIKEFLYESNSHLDNVTVVKNDSLEGHAFYEFFGPGVGKENGLEHVLDYLNLDWSSVAYIGDNFNDLEILKKAELPVVMANGPDEVKRHAALVTTRDNDNSGVSEAINSILKIRGDK; encoded by the coding sequence ATGATTCGGCTAATAGTGATTGATCTTGATGGCACGTTGCTGGATAGCGAGAAAAAGATATCTAGAGAAAATGAAGATGCGTTAAGACTGGCCCTTGATATGGGTGTGGCAGTTTCAATATCGACTGGTCGAAGCTATGTTTCAGGCCACGAGTATGTTGAACAGCTGGGAATAGATGTTCCTGTTTCCTACCAGAATGGGGCACTGGTCACTTTCGGCCACGAAGACGAGATTGAGATTATCTCGAAATCTCTCCTGGAAGCGAGCCGTGCAAGATTGATCTATTCCAGAGCAAAAGAGAAATCTTTGAACATCCTTGTCTTCTATGATTTCTTCACACTGCCGGATATTTCCACAGTTGGCCCTTCCGATTCCCCCTATCGCGAATACTATAAACATAACAAGTACAGAATGATCTTTGAAGATGATCCTCTGTCACGAATTTCAGATGAAGGGATTCCCGAGATCGCACTTGAGGGCAAAGAGGGAATCATCAAGGAATTTCTCTATGAGTCCAATTCGCATCTTGATAACGTAACTGTTGTAAAAAACGATAGCTTAGAGGGACATGCCTTTTACGAGTTTTTTGGACCGGGTGTTGGAAAGGAGAACGGACTTGAGCATGTTCTCGACTACCTGAATCTCGACTGGAGTAGTGTTGCCTACATCGGCGACAACTTCAATGATCTGGAAATACTGAAAAAGGCAGAACTTCCCGTGGTTATGGCAAACGGACCAGACGAGGTCAAGAGACACGCGGCGCTGGTGACCACCCGAGATAATGATAACTCCGGTGTTTCAGAAGCGATCAACAGCATTCTCAAGATCCGGGGTGATAAATAG